The following proteins are co-located in the Triticum aestivum cultivar Chinese Spring chromosome 1A, IWGSC CS RefSeq v2.1, whole genome shotgun sequence genome:
- the LOC123184171 gene encoding disease resistance protein Pik-2, whose product MEVVTGAMSTLLPMLSNLLKEEYNLQKNTRGEIKFLKAELESMEAALIKISGAPLDQPPDIQVKLWARDVRDLSYEIEDSVDRFRVRLECRQQKMPHSFMDFIHRSMDMMTKGKIRHKIGMDIKDIKSRIKEVSERRERYKIDSVVVPKPTGTSTDMLRQLALFKKATELIGTEEKSLDIVKMLLEGDEVFKKQPKMISIVGFGGLGKTTLANVVYEKLRGDFDCGAFVSVSLNPDMKKLLKSLLHQLDKSNYKNIMDESAWSETQLISEIRDFLRDKRYFILIDDIWDKSVWNNIRCALIENECGSRVIATTRILDVAKEVGGVYQLKPLSTSDSRKLFHQRIFGTEDKCPHIQLAEVSEKILQKCGGVPLAIITLASMLASKKEHENTYTYWFKVYQSMGSGLGNNPDLMDMRRILYVSYYDLPPNLKTCLLYLSLYPEDYKIYTKQLIWKWIGEGFIHEEQGKSLYEVGEDYIAELINKSLVQPMDINIANKASSVRVHDMVLDLITSLSNEENFLTTLGGQQSRSLPSMIRRLSLHTTNEKDAKQMPAISNLSHVRSLTVFNKNLSLLSALSGFLVLRALDLSGCEEVGNHHVKDICNLFHLRYLSLKGTSITEIPKDICNLQLLQVLDMRHTKMAKLPSTFVQLRQLVFIDMGNKMVSTLLLKAMSTLPSLSSLAITLVGPRKKDLQILGSMPSLRDLSLFVLYRGTVTDKRLVIGTGCPFQSLTRLTIKILGAIGFMFAQGTLQKLQILKLEFNDKKTKDKFGDFQFGLENLSSLEHVYVVPCFSDGGLKHALEKELDINPNKPTLTVKREIASMLYTINAHIFWRDHDPEKLSIEEE is encoded by the exons ATGGAGGTTGTGACTGGGGCGATGAGCACCCTCCTGCCCATGCTCAGCAACCTGCTCAAGGAGGAGTACAATCTACAGAAGAACACCAGGGGGGAGATCAAGTTCCTCAAAGCGGAGCTTGAGAGCATGGAGGCTGCCCTCATCAAGATTTCGGGGGCGCCGCTGGACCAGCCACCTGACATCCAGGTCAAGCTCTGGGCAAGGGATGTCCGGGACCTGTCCTATGAGATTGAGGACAGCGTCGACAGATTCCGGGTGCGCCTTGAGTGTCGGCAACAAAAGATGCCACACAGCTTTATGGACTTCATCCATAGAAGCATGGACATGATGACAAAGGGCAAGATCCGACACAAAATAGGCATGGACATCAAAGACATCAAGAGCCGCATCAAGGAGGTCAGTGAGAGGCGTGAAAGGTACAAGATTGACAGCGTTGTTGTACCCAAGCCCACCGGCACAAGTACTGATATGCTTCGCCAATTAGCCTTGTTCAAAAAGGCGACAGAGCTTATTGGCACTGAAGAGAAGAGCCTTGACATAGTCAAGATGCTATTGGAGGGAGACGAGGTTTTCAAGAAACAGCCCAAGATGATCTCTATTGTTGGCTTTGGAGGCTTAGGGAAGACAACTCTTGCTAACGTGGTATATGAGAAGCTTCGTGGGGACTTTGATTGTGGAGCTTTTGTTTCTGTGTCTCTTAATCCTGACATGAAGAAGCTTCTCAAGAGTTTGCTCCATCAACTTGACAAGAGCAACTACAAGAACATCATGGACGAGTCAGCGTGGAGCGAAACACAACTCATAAGTGAGATAAGAGATTTCCTTCGAGACAAGAG GTACTTCATTTTGATTGATGACATATGGGATAAATCTGTGTGGAATAATATTAGATGTGCGCTGATTGAGAATGAATGTGGTAGTAGAGTAATCGCAACAACTCGCATTCTAGATGTTGCCAAAGAAGTTGGTGGTGTTTATCAGCTGAAACCTCTTTCTACTAGTGACTCAAGAAAGTTATTCCACCAAAGAATATTTGGAACTGAGGACAAGTGCCCTCATATTCAGTTGGCTGAAGTAAGTGAGAAAATTTTGCAGAAATGTGGTGGAGTACCATTGGCTATCATTACACTGGCAAGTATGTTGGCTAGTAAAAAGGAACATGAAAATACATATACATATTGGTTCAAGGTGTACCAATCTATGGGTTCTGGGCTTGGAAATAATCCTGACCTGATGGACATGAGGAGGATACTATATGTCAGTTACTATGACCTGCCTCCAAATCTGAAGACTTGTTTACTGTATCTAAGTTTGTATCCAGAGGATTATAAGATTTATACCAAACAGTTGATATGGAAATGGATAGGCGAAGGATTCATTCATGAAGAGCAGGGGAAGAGCTTGTATGAAGTAGGAGAGGATTACATTGCTGAGCTCATTAACAAAAGTTTGGTCCAACCAATGGATATCAATATTGCTAATAAGGCGAGCTCTGTCCGTGTACACGACATGGTGCTTGACCTTATCACTTCCTTGTCAAATGAGGAGAACTTTCTCACAACATTGGGTGGTCAGCAGTCCAGGTCGCTACCAAGTATGATCCGCCGGCTATCTCTCCATACCACTAATGAGAAGGATGCCAAGCAAATGCCAGCCATCAGCAACTTGTCCCATGTGAGGTCACTTACTGTGTTCAATAAAAACCTCAGTTTGCTATCGGCACTTTCAGGTTTTCTTGTCCTGCGTGCATTGGATTTAAGTGGTTGTGAGGAAGTGGGTAATCATCATGTGAAGGATATTTGCAATTTATTTCACCTGAGGTATCTGAGTCTAAAAGGGACATCTATCACTGAGATCCCGAAAGATATCTGCAACCTACAGCTTCTACAAGTGCTAGATATgaggcacaccaaaatggcaaaaTTGCCATCAACCTTTGTGCAACTAAGACAACTGGTGTTCATTGATATGGGTAATAAGATGGTCTCTACGTTGCTTCTAAAAGCAATGTCCACCTTGCCCTCCCTCTCTTCCCTTGCAATCACATTAGTAGGACCAAGAAAGAAAGACCTCCAAATACTTGGGAGCATGCCATCTCTGCGTGATCTGTCTCTATTTGTACTGTATCGGGGAACAGTCACAGATAAAAGGCTAGTCATTGGCACTGGTTGTCCCTTCCAGTCTCTGACAAGGCTCACTATAAAGATTTTAGGTGCCATTGGTTTCATGTTTGCACAAGGAACCTTGCAAAAGCTCCAAATCCTGAAGTTAGAATTTAATGATAAGAAAACAAAAGACAAATTTGGTGATTTTCAATTTGGGCTGGAGAACCTCTCTTCACTGGAGCATGTCTATGTGGTGCCTTGTTTTAGTGATGGCGGGCTGAAGCATGCACTTGAGAAAGAGCTTGATATTAATCCCAACAAGCCCACACTGACGGTGAAGAGGGAG ATAGCGAGCATGCTTTACACCATCAATGCACATATTTTCTGGAGAGATCATG ATCCTGAAAAGCTGTCCATAGAAGAGGAATAA